In Acomys russatus chromosome 28, mAcoRus1.1, whole genome shotgun sequence, the genomic window acttctgagccatctctccagccccgaacaTCATTGCGTTTGATGACCCCAAACTCTCATGTTTTCTGGTGTGTTATCCACAGAGATACTCTCCATTCAGATGACTGTTCCCATCCATCTACCTCCAATATGGCTCTTTCTGCACTAAACCTCCAGTCAGCTTGCTCTCCCGCCTCCcccctgcctccttttcctcctcttcttcctcttcctttggattttttcaagatagaatttctctgtgtttctctttgtagctctggctgtcctggaacacactctgtagagcaggctggccttgaactcatagatccgcctgcctttgcctcccaagtgctgggattaaaggcgtgtgtgccagCACCCTACGTCTGCCACTTTCTTATGGATAAAGAATCGTCGTCATTGGttgtcccctcccctgcctgcttCTCATCTCTGTCACACTTGTGATTCCAGGTTCctgaatctgtctgtctgtctgtctgtctcatttcCTCCCAGCTCTCTGGTGCTTTGGCTTCTCCATCTTTCTAAGAGGCTCCTATTTGGTTCCAGAATGATGTTCTCGCTTATCTTCCCTGAGGCCCCTCCGTGTCCACCCCTTTTCCCGGCCTTTCCACATGTCTCCTTTgccaccctctcttcttccctcctctgtctcttttgAAGCTGTCTCCTTACCCCAGGGAGCCAGCTCCTAAGTTGGCCATCAGTTCCCACCTTAGATGATGTCCAAGTTCACATCTCTCCTGAGCTGGGAACTAAGATTTGGAAGCCTCCACAATTCCTTGCTGCAAATCTGGGGAGGTATCTGCCCAGAGCTGGTGTTAATGGGCAGAGCTGGAGTTAGGGACAAGTGAGAGGGTTGGATGGAACGAAATTATCTGAGAGTTCACTCCCAACTGGAGTGGAGGAAGGCgaagtgagggaggaagaggaggagagatagaTGATTCAGCTGAAGGAAAAAATCCTATAGGAAAAAAGATACACAgacaaagagaggggagagggagtggCTAGATGAAGGAAATCGCAATAAAGACAGAGGAAGCAGAATTATGGtgaggaacacacacagacacacacacacacacacacacacacacacacacagacacacacctctaTCTCTCTAACCATTTTCTTTTGCTACCGGCTACTTAGCACATCTATCAATATTATCTACCTATGTTATTTATCatatatctgtgtctgtatcttCTATATATCTATTAGCAGTTTGTCTGTTTATCGtttgtctatctatgtatcataaCTTCCTCTATCAAGTAGTTAGACACCTGTCATCTAAAATTCAAagcatgtgtgtataaatgtatctCCTACCTAGCCATTGATCCTTCAGCTATCTATATCTGGGTCACAAAACGAAGTCGTGAGAAGAATGATgcattggggggaggggcgggtgtAGATAGACACATGGACTCAATGGACTCAGGAAGAGGCACATGTACTTGAATTATTGACTCATCAAGAGACACAGATGAATGACCCAAGCAGGAGGGTGAGAGGGATGGGGCATGGTGGGTAGAGGGCAGGCACACCAGAGACAGTCTGCCTGGACTGGCTTCAACCTTCTCCATCCCCAGATCCAAAGCAACGAGGAAGGCATGCAGCTGGTGACTGAAATGGGCCAGACCTTCCGAGATGTCCATCTCTGTTGGCTAGGACCCGTCATCCCTGTGCTGAGGCTTGTTGACCCTGCATTTGTTGCCCCCCTGCTGCAGGCTCCAGGTATCTTTTCTAGGATCTCAACTCTTGGCTTCTCTGTCTCTTATCCAAGCTCTTTCTATCCCTGGATTGACCAGGCTGAGCAGCAGATGGGGCTGTGTCCAACTGCCAACCATGTCTCTGCAGCTAACCTGTTGAATGACTTTGGATAAGGTCTTGAATCTCCCTTGCTGCTAAAATCAGTTTGAGCTGTGGGTGATGGAAGCTGAACCCAGTGTGGTCTAGGCCAGGAAAGAGAATGTATTTTCTGGTGATgtactcagtggtagaacacttgcctaccATGAACAAAGTGGAAGGTTCCATCCTTGAATTGGGAAAAAGAAACCTTTCTCTTTGATGAGCCTTTttgagtgtatatgtgcatgcatacacttgtgagtgcatatgtgtgggtccaggttcatgtgtgtgtgcatgcctatagAGGACAGTGGATAACCTGAGTTGCTGTCCTTGGGAACTCTATCTACCTTTATGGAGACCAGATCTCTCACTTCCCTGGAGCTCACCCATTAAGCTGGACTACCTGGCCAGTAAGTCCCAGAGATCGTGCTATTGCTACCTTCCCAGCAGTAGCACCATCAtacaggcatttaaaaatatttatttatttttattttttatttataaataaaaagcatttatttattttgaggtattATGTAGCTCTAGCCGGCTGGAATTCACattgttgaccaggttggccttgagctcatagagacccacctgtctaactgcctcctgagtgttggtattaatGGTGTGCACTACTATGCCagacctttatttttattgtatatgtataagtgtttgcctgcatggatgtatgtgcaccacatgtatgcagtgcacTCAGTGGccaaaagagggcgtcagatcccttggaTCTTGAGTTAcctgtggttgtgagctgccatgtgggtgctgggaactaaacctaaGTTATCTCCCTGGCCCCAGGGATTGTttaagttgtgttttgtttggaaaGTTTGTGATCTGAGAAGAGAGTGAGAGGCATGCAGACACTGCCTTAAAACTACCTTGGAGCTCCTCTGCAGCCAGCAGAAGCACACAGGCCTTGCAGAGCTCAGTCTCAACCTTTTGGTCACATGCTCAGTCTCGCCTCTGAGATTCAAGGTTTCTTTACTTAACATATCCCGTATTTATTCCTCGTTATCAACCCTCTGTGACATCGGGTTCAGATATTTCTAAAGACATTGAATTTGATAAGGCTCTGGGGTGTAGAGTCTTCTATTCTTCTTGGTGCTCTCTGGACTGGTTAACTCAGAACAGCAGACTATTTAGCACTGTGTGTGTCCTGAGATGTTTACAATGTGTACACACAGATTCCTTTCACAGTCTGGAGTGCAAATTGTTCTGCATAGTAGGGAGCAACAGAGTGCCCTTTTTACTTCTCTTGGGTCCCCAGTGGCATTCAGTGGCATTCTTGCAAGATGGGTACTTCCTGGGTGAACAGCTGAGCTTGGGGAAAGCATGTAACATAGTGTGAAGTCTCCCCCACCTCCGGAGTTCAAAGAGTCTTGGCTGCTCCAGCCACCTTGGATAGAAGTGACCCAAGCTGGAGGCAGTTTGGGATAGAGATGGCGTGCAGAGAACTGAGGGAAATACTGATCAGAGTCCAGAATGGGCAACTGTGTCTGGTAGGCCCTGGGGCTGCTTGGTGGCTGGTAAGGGCAGAAGCAACTCTTCACGGTGAGCACATGGGTCTGAGAATAGAGGAGCCCTTAATTCTGAACGCTTAATGGTTAATATGGCATAGAGGGGTCTGGGATATATCCAGGTCACATTTGGGACTTGAACAGGACCATATTTAAGTGCCAATCTGGGATTATCTGAAGGGCACAATCAGGTCATGTCAGACTGTTACACACCATGTTGTGTCATGTCGCAAATACTATGAGCGTTGTTTATGACAGGTCGTGACAACATGTGTCTCTGTCATATATACCAGGCTATGTCAGGACATGTCAGAGAGCCACAATTGACAGTGTGTCCTAGGTCTTTGCAATGGCACACGGTGGACCATGTAGCAGCTGTGCAAAGGCGTGCTGAGGCATGTTGTGCCTTGTGAGGCTGACTTTTGCTCTTCTTGCTGCTGCAACCTGGTCTGGTCATGCCTcaactccttcctcttcctgattcctttgtctctgtccccttccttccttgctgTGCTTGGAGGGGAAATGGACAGCCCTGGGGCCGGGAGTCCCCACTTCTTCCCAAAGTCCACCATTCACCATCTACGTGGCCCCTGATTGTCCTCCTTCATGGCAGCTTTGGTGGCCCCCAAGGACATGACTTTCTTAGGCTTCCTGAAGCCCTGGCTGGGTGAGTACCTGAAGGCgagggtcagaggacacctgGGGGTCAGAGGAAGGTTCAACCTTTGCCCACTGCCATCACTGCCCTCCCAGGGGATGGGCTCTTCCTGAGTTCTGGTGACAAGTGGAGCCGCCACCGCCGTCTCCTGACGCCTGCCTTCCACTTTGACATCCTGAAGCCCTATGTGAAGATTTTTAACGAGAGTGTGAACATCATGCATGTGAGTTCCTCAAACTCAAACTCCCACGCAGAGCCTTGTAGAAAAGGGATGGCTTCAGACAGATGTAGTCTGAACGTGTGTTTCCTCTCCAGGTCTCAGTTCCCCCATCTTTAAAATGAGAATCATACTCTGTACTTAAAGGGTTTGGGGATGACACTGTGGAGTCATGCTCCTAGCGTGTGGATGGGTTCATAGTAGACCCCAGTTTTCCTCCCAGCAGCACTGGACAGTCCATTACCAGTTAATGTTAACTACAGAATCAGCTCTTTCGGTGTAGGATACTAGTTTAGACTTCATTGCCCCACAGCTGACCATGAAGATGCACTCCTTAGACCCggcctggggaggctgaggaggaaagaTTGTGAACTACAGGCCAGTCCAAGCTACGttaacaagaccttgtctcaaaaaactaaggtcCTTTTGGGAGAAGTTGGTTGGGGAGTGGGTGAATATagtcaaaactaaaaacaacaagacaaaacaaaacaaccaaacgaACCCAAACCAAACGTCTTGTGTAGCACTGAGTTCACTCTGGTTTTCAAGCATGGAAAATTCTGGTTccaaaaggaagaaggcagaaaCCCAGGGGTCCATTGCAGAGGCTGAGAACGGAGGGCTTATGGCAAACTGGAGGCATTTCCATAGCCAACTACAGCTATGCTAGTGAGGGTGGTATTCACGGTACCACTTGGTGACCACCGTCTGCATACCAAATAGTATGCCAGCTCCACGGTCTATGTTGATTGGCATAATTTCCATATTGCTGTGTGGTAGTGGTGAACATGACTCTTGTCTTCTGGATGGTTAGGTCAAAGATCAGAGAGGTCAGTCTTCTTCCATGTTTACAAGAAATAAGAGcatgaaaggcagagaaagcattgtAGTTTATGGGGCAATAAGTCATGTCAACTTCCTTGTGGCTGAAGACTTGACAAAGCTAGGAGAAGGCAGCTGACTGACCACGGGCACATAGAGGTAGAATTAAACTCAAGGCATTTGTCTCCTAACCAGGGACAGTAACATCTTTCATTCACACCAGAGTCAGGTTTTCCCTGGGGGGATGAGGTGCCTATTTTGGTGTTTAGTGTTGGGAGGGGCTCGAGGCTAGCAGGCTCAGCCTCATGTCTTTCCTCATTCTCTGGTCAGGCCAAGTGGCAGCGCCTATCCTCAGAGGGCAGCGCACGTCTGGAAATGTTTGAGAACATCAGCCTCATGACCTTGGACAGTCTGCAGAGATGCCTCTTCGGCTTTGACAGCAACTGTCAGGAGTGAGTCCCCATTGCAGCCTTGGATCCTGGGTCACATACTGTGCGGAAGTGACTTGGGGAGGGAGTACTGGCTAGAGGGAGTACAGCGTAGTCTCTGAAGGAATTGAGTCAAAATTGGCAGTGCAGGACGTGGAAAGGAGACAGTGAGCAGTCCTTCAAGGGAGGTGGAACAATTTGCATAAAGGCAAGAGAGTGTGGGTGGGCAGCGGATGAAAAAGGATATTCAAAGCGAGGCACTTTTGAAAGGAGATTGAAGGGCATGTTACAGTTTTGTGACAAAGTTGTCTTGTGATGTTTGCCCACTGGTTTCAGTCCATTATGGTGACTCTAACGGGGCAAAGCGGCTCCCGCCACGATGGCAGAGAAGCATAGAGGACTTGCTCATGCCAGCAagcttcttcctgcttcccttgTCATCCATGCGCCCCCCTTCCAGTGGGAAGAAGCTGTACATTTTCACCGCTGGGTTCAACACACTCACTTAATTCACTGTGGAAACAAAGCACCATCTCTGACATATACAGAAATGTGATTTATGAGCATCCCAGTGTAATGTATggtttcaaaattaattaaatatgagCATTAGACAGaccacacatttttttcctttttcttcgtcttcccttcccttctatgccctttcttttttcttgtcatcGTCTCAGTCTGTAGTTAGtgtggcctgaaactcactatgtaggttaGATcggccttgagcttctgatcctcctgcatccacctcctgagtgttgggaatcaCAGTCAGGAACCACCATTTTCGGGAACCACCAGATCCACCGATCTTAAAGATGTTGAAAGGCACCCAGAGGGGTATGAACCCCACCCCGAGTTTCCCAGAGCCTAAGAGGAGGTGTCTGTACAGGGGGGAGTCCTAGCCACAGTGAGCTTGGGCCATCTAATCAATAGGGGACCTTCATAGAGATACAGGATGCAGGGAACCTGGAGAGGAGGGTCTAGGCCTGGGTGGTGTCACAGGAAACCAAGGATGAAGAGCAAGAGATGCTGAGTGAATGAggggaaagaaataaatgatgcCCACATACGCCTTGGGATCCGGAAACAGAATTGCGGATTCTCCTTTTTGGATGGTCCTGGGACTCTGGCTGGAttttctttgtggtgtgtgtgtgtgtgtgtgtgtgtgtgtgtgtgtgtgtgttttctaagttGCTTCCTCTCTTGCCCGCCCTGCAGGTCTCCCAGTGAATACATTGCTGCCATCTTAGAGCTCAGCGCCCTCATAGTAAAAAGGTCCCAGCAGCTCCTCCTGTTGATAGACTTCCTGTACTACCGCACTGCTGATGGGCGGCGCTTCCTTAAGGCCTGTGACCTGGTGCACAGCTTCACAGATGCCGTGATCAAGGAGAGACGCCGCACCCTCTCTAGCCAAAGTGTTAATGAGTCCCTGAAGGCCAATGCTAAGTCTAAGTCTAAGACTTTGGACTTCATCGATGTGCTCTTGTTGGCCAAGGTGGGCTTATGTTCCGCCGTCTGGGTTACAGGAACCTTCATGCTCAGTGTTAGATAGAAGCAGCTAGACTTGACCAGGAGGATACTGGGAATTAAAGATGATGCTTATGAAAACTACTCACCACACAGAGATTCATAGACATGACTCTTTTGAAGGCTCCCTTAAAAGAGCAAACAGTGGGcaagaaaccaaggaagaaatggaagcaggctctggagaggtcagaggaggaaTCGTGTGTGCACAGTGGGTGGCAAGACTCTGTCTTATACCACATCGGATGTGACTTGAATTGAGGGTCTGGTTTTCGTCTTCAGGATGAACACGGAAAGGAGCTATCAGACGAGGACATCCGGGCAGAGGCTGACACCTTCATGTTTGGAGGTAAGGGTCCCAGTGTGAAACTCCAGAGGAGGTCGAGGGAGGTCTGTTAAACCCAAGTAGGTATTGTAGGGAGACCTAGAATCCCTCTACCCCATTGTGCTGATATAGGCCGGAGACctacacctgcctctctgtctacCCCTCAGGCCATGATACCACAGCCAGCGCACTCTCCTGGATCCTGTACAACCTGGCAAGGCATCCGGAATACCAGGAGCGCTGCCGGCAGGAGGTGCGGGAGCTCCTGAGGGACCGAGAGCCTGAGGAGATTGAATGGTGAGCGCAGGTCCATGTGGTCTCTGTGGTCATCACAGCTGCTGGTCACCCACCATGGTCATTGCTGCTTTTCAGATTTCCATATAGGGTGTGTCTATGTAGCTAATGCCGCTTACAGTGTCTCAACACCTTTGTTTTGAGGGATTACATGACCAGTTTGGACATCTCTTCATTTAATTAACTAGGTCATCATATAAAAATGTGAAAGCATCTTGCACTGCAAATTTATTAAGGGGTTTAAGGATATCGTTGGAGTTGTATGCTTTAAGTAGAAATATTTCAGGTTAAGTTTTtgtgatttgggggagggggtgttaaTCTTTGACCCAGGGCCACTGGTCTTAGTTGACCCCTGTGACCTCAAAACTTGGGACCTGGAGAGGATGTTCTTAATAGCTagagagaaacaaataaaggCACTGGCAAACATCTTTGATTCATCTGGAATACAATTTGTTACACAACTGAGGATGAGAGGGGAGAGGTTAGAATCCAACCAGATGCGAGTGAGGCTGAGCAGGG contains:
- the LOC127211016 gene encoding cytochrome P450 4F5 isoform X3 → MLRLSVFGLDLGSVVASPWHLLLLGAASWLLARILAWTYSFGENCSRLRCFPQGPKRNWFLGHLGMIQSNEEGMQLVTEMGQTFRDVHLCWLGPVIPVLRLVDPAFVAPLLQAPALVAPKDMTFLGFLKPWLGDGLFLSSGDKWSRHRRLLTPAFHFDILKPYVKIFNESVNIMHAKWQRLSSEGSARLEMFENISLMTLDSLQRCLFGFDSNCQESPSEYIAAILELSALIVKRSQQLLLLIDFLYYRTADGRRFLKACDLVHSFTDAVIKERRRTLSSQSVNESLKANAKSKSKTLDFIDVLLLAKDEHGKELSDEDIRAEADTFMFGGHDTTASALSWILYNLARHPEYQERCRQEVRELLRDREPEEIEWDDLAQLPFLTMCIKESLRLHPPAIDLLRLCTQDIVLPDGRVIPKGNICVISIFGIHHNPSVWPDPEVYDPFRFDPENPQKRSPLSFIPFSAGPRNCIGQTFAMTEMKVVLALTLLRFRVLPDDTEPRRKPELILRAEGGLWLRVEPLTRGEQ